A part of Variovorax sp. HW608 genomic DNA contains:
- a CDS encoding LLM class flavin-dependent oxidoreductase has translation MKVICFSLMPYRPLDLKAAREHRSTWVVLPNSFYDPEKGAAEYESYIDMLAYAEDLGFDGIGVNEHHQTGYGLMPAPNLIASALIQRTKRVKIAILGRALPLVSNPLYIAEELSMLDNLSRGRLVCGFVRGIGAEYHASGVNPAFSHDRFHEAHDLIIKAWTDPGPFSWEGEQYNFNYVNMWPRIYQKPHPPIWIPSQGSQETIDWAADPSRRYPFMITFAPRDAVVKNLTAYRDKAREYGYEPTSSQFGWAAPVYVADTLERAMAEAREGIETMFNDFLRMPQRMLMPPGYTSLASMKRMLSTRAGLGFAHMTLETLMELGTVVVGTPQMVRDRIDQMREKTNLGIFIPLLQTGTLNNEMTRRNMELFASDVMPHLQAS, from the coding sequence ATGAAAGTCATTTGCTTTTCTTTGATGCCGTATCGGCCGCTCGATCTCAAGGCGGCCCGGGAGCACCGATCCACATGGGTCGTCCTGCCTAACTCCTTTTACGACCCCGAAAAGGGCGCGGCGGAGTACGAGAGCTATATCGACATGCTGGCGTATGCCGAGGATCTGGGTTTCGACGGCATCGGCGTGAACGAGCACCACCAGACGGGGTACGGCCTGATGCCTGCGCCCAACCTGATCGCGAGTGCGCTGATCCAGCGGACCAAGCGCGTGAAGATCGCCATCCTCGGCCGGGCCCTGCCGCTCGTAAGCAACCCGCTGTACATCGCGGAAGAGCTGTCCATGCTGGACAACCTCTCGCGCGGCCGCCTCGTTTGCGGCTTCGTCCGCGGCATCGGCGCGGAATACCACGCGTCGGGCGTCAACCCCGCGTTTTCGCACGACCGGTTCCACGAAGCGCACGACCTGATCATCAAGGCGTGGACCGACCCGGGCCCGTTCAGCTGGGAAGGTGAGCAGTACAACTTCAACTACGTGAACATGTGGCCTCGCATCTACCAGAAGCCGCATCCCCCGATCTGGATTCCGTCGCAAGGCTCGCAGGAGACGATCGACTGGGCGGCGGATCCCAGCCGGCGCTATCCGTTCATGATCACCTTCGCCCCGCGTGATGCTGTGGTGAAGAACCTCACCGCCTATCGCGACAAGGCCCGGGAATACGGCTATGAGCCGACATCCTCGCAGTTCGGCTGGGCGGCTCCCGTGTACGTCGCTGACACGCTTGAGCGTGCGATGGCCGAAGCGCGGGAAGGCATCGAAACGATGTTCAACGACTTCCTGAGGATGCCCCAGCGCATGCTCATGCCGCCGGGCTACACGTCGCTCGCGTCGATGAAGCGCATGCTGTCCACGCGCGCCGGCCTGGGCTTTGCGCACATGACGCTGGAGACGCTCATGGAGCTGGGCACCGTCGTCGTCGGCACGCCGCAGATGGTCCGCGACCGCATCGACCAGATGCGCGAGAAGACCAATTTGGGCATCTTCATCCCCTTGCTGCAGACCGGCACGCTCAACAACGAGATGACCAGGCGAAACATGGAGCTGTTCGCCAGCGACGTGATGCCGCATCTGCAGGCGAGCTGA
- a CDS encoding alpha/beta fold hydrolase has product MTATSSDLMVDNLKLRVQRQGTDGPVVLFLHGAGGLAGFPPFLQQIAKGRRLIAPDHPGFGQSQDADLIRDVPDMAMFYLDLIEQLDLTDVHVVGHSLGGWIAAEMAVRNSSRLKSLSLISPAGVRLKGHPMGDIFIWSPEEEVRNLFCDQSIAERQLAQELSSEQIDVMLRNRYTFTKLAWEPRGFNPALQKWLHRVKVPTQVIWGKQDKVLPPALAAHWGRLIPHARVTTIESCGHLPLIEKPEETAQLVNAHLNEVA; this is encoded by the coding sequence ATGACAGCTACAAGCAGCGACCTGATGGTCGACAACCTGAAGCTAAGGGTACAGCGCCAAGGGACCGACGGTCCCGTGGTTCTGTTTCTCCACGGCGCGGGCGGTCTCGCCGGTTTTCCTCCCTTTCTGCAGCAGATTGCGAAAGGCCGCCGACTGATCGCACCCGACCACCCGGGCTTCGGGCAATCCCAGGATGCCGACCTGATCCGCGACGTGCCGGACATGGCAATGTTCTACCTGGACCTGATCGAGCAGCTCGATCTCACCGACGTGCACGTCGTGGGGCACTCGCTGGGTGGCTGGATCGCGGCGGAGATGGCGGTGCGCAACAGCAGCCGTCTCAAGAGCCTCTCGCTGATCTCTCCCGCCGGCGTGCGGCTCAAGGGGCATCCCATGGGTGACATCTTCATCTGGTCGCCCGAGGAGGAAGTGCGAAACCTGTTCTGCGACCAGTCGATTGCCGAGCGCCAACTCGCGCAAGAGCTCTCGTCCGAGCAGATCGACGTAATGCTGCGCAACCGCTACACGTTCACCAAGTTGGCCTGGGAGCCCCGGGGCTTCAATCCTGCCCTGCAGAAGTGGCTGCACCGCGTGAAGGTGCCCACGCAGGTCATCTGGGGCAAGCAGGACAAGGTGCTGCCGCCGGCTCTCGCTGCGCACTGGGGCCGGCTCATTCCTCACGCCCGCGTCACCACGATCGAATCCTGCGGCCATCTTCCCTTGATCGAAAAGCCCGAAGAAACCGCGCAACTGGTCAACGCCCATCTGAACGAGGTCGCCTGA